A DNA window from Desulfuromonas sp. contains the following coding sequences:
- a CDS encoding nicotinamidase → MREAILVVDMLNDFVLSGAPLEVPHNREILPALADRVEQARQQGTPVVYVCDAHAEDDSEFEKMGWPPHAVAGTRGAEIVSELAPQEGDRIVRKKTYSAFYQTELEEVLKEIGAEALIITGCVSNICIMSAVADAALRGYRVTVPVDSVASINKDDGEFAFRQMASVYGAVVER, encoded by the coding sequence ATGCGAGAAGCGATTCTTGTTGTCGATATGCTGAATGACTTTGTTCTCTCGGGTGCGCCGCTTGAGGTCCCACACAACCGTGAAATACTCCCGGCTCTGGCAGACCGGGTTGAGCAGGCCCGCCAACAGGGGACACCGGTTGTTTATGTGTGTGATGCCCATGCCGAAGACGATTCAGAATTCGAAAAGATGGGTTGGCCGCCGCATGCCGTTGCCGGGACCCGGGGTGCCGAAATTGTCAGTGAACTGGCCCCGCAGGAAGGCGATCGCATCGTCAGAAAAAAAACCTATTCGGCATTTTATCAGACCGAGCTTGAAGAGGTCCTCAAGGAAATTGGTGCCGAAGCTTTGATTATTACCGGCTGCGTTTCAAATATCTGTATCATGTCGGCTGTCGCCGATGCGGCCTTGCGCGGTTACCGGGTCACGGTCCCGGTCGATTCGGTCGCGTCGATTAACAAAGATGATGGCGAGTTCGCGTTCCGCCAGATGGCATCGGTATACGGTGCGGTCGTCGAACGATAG